A region from the Catellatospora sp. TT07R-123 genome encodes:
- a CDS encoding SigE family RNA polymerase sigma factor produces the protein MAKDVDGFREFVTGRMDGWRRTAYLLCGDWHAADDMVSAALTGLYRHWDRVSRMEHPDAYVRTSMLRAMLNERRRPWRRERTVEFLPERAADVPGADGVDQRLDVTALLAELPARRRAVLVLRFFCDLSVEQTAAELGCSTGTVKSQTFRALEALRARLGGTGLVAEEA, from the coding sequence ATGGCCAAGGACGTCGACGGGTTCCGCGAGTTCGTCACCGGCCGGATGGACGGCTGGCGGCGTACCGCGTACCTGCTCTGCGGCGACTGGCACGCCGCCGACGACATGGTGTCGGCGGCGCTGACCGGCCTGTACCGGCACTGGGACCGGGTGTCGCGGATGGAGCATCCCGACGCCTACGTGCGTACGTCGATGCTGCGGGCGATGCTCAACGAGCGCCGCCGCCCGTGGCGCCGCGAGCGCACGGTCGAGTTCCTGCCGGAACGGGCCGCCGACGTGCCCGGCGCCGACGGCGTCGACCAGCGCCTGGACGTCACCGCCCTGCTCGCCGAACTGCCGGCCCGCCGCCGCGCCGTGCTCGTGCTGCGCTTCTTCTGCGACCTGTCGGTCGAGCAGACCGCTGCCGAGCTCGGCTGCTCGACCGGCACCGTCAAGAGCCAGACGTTCCGGGCCCTGGAGGCGCTGCGCGCGCGCCTCGGGGGCACCGGACTGGTCGCCGAGGAGGCATGA
- a CDS encoding GNAT family N-acetyltransferase, whose product MPLPTPTLHTARLRLRPFDDADADDLFALHSSAYVLRYWDSPPWTDRARSERFLAACRRMAEEGTGVRLAVDRVSDGAFVGWCTLNRWNPDYRSASLGYCYGEAAWGHGYATEAARALLGWAFDTLDLNRVQAETDTRNTASARVLEKLGFVREGTLREDCVVNGEVSDSWVYGLLRREWQPSGPVPAR is encoded by the coding sequence ATGCCGCTGCCCACTCCCACGTTGCACACCGCCCGCCTGCGGCTGCGTCCGTTCGACGACGCGGATGCCGACGACCTCTTCGCGCTGCACAGCAGCGCCTACGTGCTGCGCTACTGGGACTCGCCGCCCTGGACCGATCGCGCGCGTTCCGAGCGGTTCCTCGCGGCGTGCCGGCGGATGGCCGAGGAGGGCACCGGGGTGCGGCTGGCCGTGGACCGTGTCTCCGACGGGGCCTTCGTCGGCTGGTGCACCCTGAACCGGTGGAATCCGGACTACCGCAGCGCGTCGCTGGGCTACTGCTACGGCGAGGCGGCGTGGGGCCACGGCTATGCGACGGAAGCCGCGCGCGCTCTGCTGGGGTGGGCTTTCGACACGCTGGACCTGAACCGCGTCCAGGCGGAGACCGATACCCGCAACACGGCCTCTGCCCGCGTGCTGGAAAAGCTCGGGTTCGTGCGTGAGGGGACGCTGCGGGAGGACTGCGTCGTCAACGGCGAGGTCTCCGACTCGTGGGTCTACGGGCTGCTCAGACGGGAGTGGCAGCCGTCCGGGCCGGTCCCGGCCCGCTGA
- a CDS encoding dynamin family protein — protein sequence MTARTSGPLCAQLAEILAAARPALPPGRFAAAVGAVADRLADTRLRIAVGGRVKAGKSTLINALVGQKVAATAAVECTMVVAWFRHSHQNRIEVRHVDGRVTTVASRPGGGVPDEFGELGVPREQVRELVVHVVNERLDTDYTIIDTPGMDSLSGLDDVAMAALAEADALIYVMPHPGEGDVAALEALRRKANGALTAANVLGVLSRIDLLGDGISDPWPLATQLATTYSAKLRGLIATTVPVAGLLAQTAVGDGFGEADAQLVARLADADPADLAEALRSARNLREWHSCPIGADERERLSRLLSRYGIRCAVAAARRGVSGAQPLLDELRRSSGVDELNRLVFSTLVASADRLRASSALARIDLAGAAATTEAERDVYEALRARLAEVRRHPRMRQAELTTALVDLATHRLSLEAADEQALVRLATGADDRECLGLAADADPGALVAAADAQVRRWRRLEGSPLRVVARHARTAREVCETIYFHSATGSGA from the coding sequence GTGACGGCCCGGACATCGGGTCCGCTGTGCGCCCAGCTGGCGGAGATCCTCGCAGCGGCCAGGCCGGCGCTGCCACCCGGACGCTTCGCGGCGGCGGTCGGCGCCGTCGCCGACCGCCTGGCGGACACGCGGCTGCGCATCGCGGTCGGCGGCCGCGTCAAGGCCGGCAAGTCCACGCTGATCAACGCTCTGGTGGGCCAGAAGGTCGCCGCGACCGCCGCCGTGGAGTGCACCATGGTCGTGGCGTGGTTCCGCCACTCCCACCAGAACCGCATCGAGGTGCGCCACGTGGACGGGCGCGTCACGACGGTCGCGTCCCGGCCCGGCGGCGGTGTCCCGGACGAGTTCGGTGAGCTGGGCGTGCCACGCGAGCAGGTCCGGGAACTCGTCGTGCACGTGGTCAACGAGCGCCTCGACACCGACTACACGATCATCGACACCCCCGGCATGGACTCGCTGTCGGGGCTGGACGACGTGGCCATGGCCGCACTGGCCGAGGCCGACGCGCTCATCTACGTCATGCCCCACCCCGGTGAGGGCGACGTGGCGGCCCTGGAGGCGCTGCGCCGCAAGGCGAACGGCGCCCTGACGGCGGCGAACGTGCTCGGGGTGCTCAGCCGCATCGACCTGCTCGGCGACGGCATCTCAGACCCGTGGCCCCTGGCCACGCAACTGGCGACCACGTACAGCGCGAAACTGCGCGGGCTGATCGCGACCACGGTGCCCGTCGCCGGGCTGCTCGCCCAGACGGCGGTGGGGGACGGGTTCGGGGAGGCCGACGCGCAGCTGGTCGCGCGACTGGCCGACGCAGATCCGGCCGACCTGGCCGAGGCCCTGCGTTCGGCCCGCAACCTGCGGGAATGGCACAGCTGCCCGATCGGCGCCGACGAGCGGGAGCGGCTGTCGCGGCTGCTGAGCCGGTACGGCATCCGCTGCGCGGTCGCGGCCGCCCGACGCGGCGTCAGCGGGGCGCAACCCCTGCTCGACGAGCTGAGGCGCAGCTCCGGGGTCGACGAGTTGAACAGGCTCGTGTTCAGCACGCTGGTGGCCTCAGCCGACCGGCTGCGCGCCTCGTCGGCGCTGGCGCGGATCGACCTGGCCGGTGCCGCCGCGACCACGGAAGCCGAACGCGACGTGTACGAGGCGCTACGGGCGAGGCTGGCCGAAGTGCGCCGCCATCCGCGGATGCGGCAGGCCGAGCTGACCACGGCACTGGTCGACCTGGCCACCCACCGGCTCAGCCTGGAGGCGGCCGACGAGCAGGCGCTGGTCCGGTTGGCGACCGGAGCCGACGACCGGGAGTGCCTCGGCCTGGCCGCCGACGCGGACCCCGGCGCCCTGGTCGCCGCCGCGGACGCGCAGGTGCGCCGCTGGCGCCGGCTGGAGGGCTCCCCGCTCCGCGTGGTCGCCAGGCACGCCCGGACCGCCCGCGAGGTCTGCGAGACGATCTACTTCCACAGCGCCACCGGATCCGGCGCCTGA
- a CDS encoding dynamin family protein, with product MSQSTHPLTEPVVAACADASAAVARLGEQPERDRLAAAIREESDRIGADAATLVVVGEKKRGKSSLINGLVGRPGLLPVGVDVATSVHLVVRHADQPCAYAHLEGESGRREIGLTEVETYAALDPATQLPRRDDVWQVEIGVPAPLLALGLTVVDTPGVGGLIAGHTQITMATLARADALLFVVDGSTELTRSELDFLHRASERIATVYFVLTQIDKHDDWDKVLVRNRDLVREHAPRYEESPWFPVSSRDKSDADAATEAGEHALAARRLDSSGFAALLGAIDEGVARRAQEIRLDNALLVARAALDPLLQRFERHLRSLAQDPKLSAEIHAREIGLQQLDSQNATWRATLRERMEELERVLQLGFRRSLNDLRTLGEQKIHTSDAAGLSELAADLEDGVRGLWLQLEEAARQGIATVSAEVACNFNGADSAAGRELELPERVRALPEPIRQTRDDKGVLATVERAMPHGGAGLLTFVVLAAITGGVLLPAAAGIGVMAGLMGRRKRREDLERARGDASRYLHRVANELETEVPARIHDGITATTARLTESISERIRQERTRLERELAEHRLHLAATVEELARLRERATVDTDELRAVSRRLAELQTRLGAQ from the coding sequence GTGTCCCAGTCAACCCATCCGCTGACCGAGCCGGTCGTGGCAGCCTGCGCCGACGCGTCCGCGGCCGTGGCCCGGCTCGGCGAGCAGCCCGAACGCGACCGCCTGGCCGCCGCGATCCGCGAGGAGAGCGACCGTATCGGCGCCGACGCCGCGACCCTGGTCGTGGTCGGGGAGAAGAAGCGCGGCAAGAGCTCGCTGATCAACGGGCTGGTCGGCCGGCCGGGCCTGCTGCCCGTCGGCGTCGACGTGGCCACGAGCGTGCACCTGGTCGTACGGCACGCGGACCAGCCGTGCGCCTACGCCCACCTCGAAGGCGAGTCCGGCCGCCGGGAGATCGGCCTCACCGAGGTCGAGACGTACGCGGCGCTCGACCCTGCCACGCAGCTGCCCCGCCGTGACGACGTGTGGCAGGTGGAGATCGGGGTGCCCGCGCCGCTGCTGGCCCTGGGCCTGACCGTGGTCGACACGCCCGGGGTGGGCGGCCTCATCGCCGGGCACACCCAGATCACGATGGCGACGCTGGCCCGAGCGGACGCGCTGCTGTTCGTGGTCGACGGATCGACCGAGCTCACCCGGTCGGAGCTCGACTTCCTGCATCGCGCCAGCGAGCGCATCGCCACGGTGTACTTCGTGCTCACCCAGATCGACAAGCACGACGACTGGGACAAGGTCCTGGTCCGCAACCGCGACCTGGTCCGCGAGCACGCACCCAGGTACGAGGAGTCGCCCTGGTTCCCGGTCAGCAGCCGGGACAAGTCCGACGCCGACGCGGCCACCGAGGCAGGCGAGCACGCCCTGGCCGCGCGCAGGCTCGACAGCAGCGGTTTCGCCGCGCTGCTCGGCGCCATCGACGAGGGGGTGGCCCGGCGGGCGCAGGAGATCCGGCTCGACAACGCGCTGCTCGTGGCGCGCGCCGCGCTCGACCCGCTGCTACAGCGGTTCGAGCGGCACCTGCGCTCGCTGGCGCAGGATCCCAAGCTGTCCGCGGAGATCCACGCCCGCGAGATCGGGCTGCAGCAGCTCGACAGCCAGAACGCGACCTGGCGCGCCACCCTCAGGGAGCGGATGGAGGAACTGGAACGCGTCCTGCAGCTGGGCTTCCGCCGCAGCCTGAACGACCTGCGGACGCTGGGCGAGCAGAAGATCCACACATCGGACGCGGCCGGGCTGTCCGAGCTCGCCGCCGACCTGGAGGACGGCGTACGCGGCCTCTGGCTCCAGCTGGAGGAGGCTGCCCGGCAGGGCATCGCCACCGTGTCCGCCGAGGTGGCATGCAACTTCAACGGCGCCGACTCCGCCGCCGGCCGCGAACTGGAACTGCCGGAGCGGGTCCGCGCCCTGCCCGAACCGATCCGGCAGACCCGCGACGACAAGGGTGTGCTCGCCACCGTCGAGCGCGCCATGCCGCACGGCGGGGCCGGGCTGCTGACCTTCGTCGTGCTCGCGGCGATCACCGGCGGAGTGCTGCTGCCCGCCGCGGCGGGCATCGGCGTGATGGCGGGCCTCATGGGCCGGCGCAAGCGCCGGGAGGACCTCGAACGCGCCCGCGGCGACGCCAGCCGGTACCTGCACCGGGTCGCCAACGAGCTGGAGACCGAGGTGCCCGCACGCATCCACGACGGCATCACCGCCACGACGGCCAGGCTGACCGAGTCGATCTCCGAGCGAATCCGGCAGGAGCGGACCCGGCTGGAGCGGGAACTTGCCGAGCACCGGCTGCACCTGGCGGCCACGGTCGAGGAGCTGGCGCGCCTGCGTGAGCGGGCCACCGTCGACACCGACGAGCTGCGGGCCGTCAGCAGGCGCCTGGCCGAGCTGCAGACCCGCCTCGGCGCCCAGTGA